In one Musa acuminata AAA Group cultivar baxijiao chromosome BXJ2-5, Cavendish_Baxijiao_AAA, whole genome shotgun sequence genomic region, the following are encoded:
- the LOC103985791 gene encoding glycerate dehydrogenase isoform X1, which produces MAKPISIEVWNPSGKYRVVSTKSMPGTRWIRLLTDQDCRVEICTEKKTILSVEDILALIGNRCDGVIGQLTEDWGEVLFSALKRAGGSAFSNMAVGYNNVDINAANKYGIAVGNTPGVLTETTAELAASLSLAAARRIVEADQFMRAGLYDGWLPHLFVGNLLKGQTVGVIGAGRIGSAYARMMIEGFKMNLIYYDLYQATRLEKFVTAYGQFLEANGEQPVTWKRAASMEEVLREADVISLHPVLDKTTYHLVNKESLAIMKKEAILVNASRGPVIDEAALVEHLKANPMFRVGLDVFEDEPFMKPGLAEQKNAVVVPHIASASKWTREGMATLAALNVLGKIKGYPIWGDPNRVEPFLDENSPAPTACPSIVNAKQLGLPSSKL; this is translated from the exons ATGGCGAAGCCGATATCGATCGAAGTCTGGAATCCCAGTGGCAAGTACAGAGTTGTCAGCACCAAATCCATGCCCGGAACTCGTTGGATTCGCCTCTTGACAGACCAAGACTGCCGCGTCGAG ATATGCACTGAGAAGAAAACTATACTGTCCGTGGAGGACATTCTCGCACTCATCGGCAACCGATGCGACGGAGTAATTGGACAG TTAACAGAGGACTGGGGAGAGGTGCTGTTCTCGGCGCTGAAGAGAGCTGGAGGATCTGCGTTCAGCAACATGGCAGTCGGGTACAATAATGTCGATATCAACGCTGCTAACAAGTACGGTATTGCCGTCGGGAACACCCCA GGGGTTCTTACAGAAACAACGGCTGAATTAGCTGCTTCACTTTCACTGGCAGCTGCCAGAAGAATAGTGGAAGCAGATCAGTTCATGAGGGCGGGCTTGTACGACGGATGGCTTCCCCACTT GTTCGTCGGAAACTTGCTGAAGGGGCAGACAGTGGGAGTAATCGGAGCTGGCCGTATTGGTTCTGCATATGCCAGGATGATG ATTGAGGGCTTCAAGATGAACCTGATATACTACGATCTGTATCAAGCCACACGGCTAGAGAAGTTCGTCACAG CATATGGACAGTTCTTGGAGGCAAATGGTGAACAACCTGTTACATGGAAAAGAGCTGCTTCCATGGAGGAAGTTCTCAGAGAAGCTGATGTG ATAAGTCTTCATCCAGTTTTGGATAAGACTACATATCATCTTGTAAACAAAGAGAGTCTGGCCATTATGAAGAAG GAAGCAATCCTTGTGAATGCAAGCAGAGGACCAGTGATTGATGAAGCTGCTTTGGTTGAACATCTGAAGGCAAATCCAATGTTCCGAGTTGGGCTCGATGTTTTCGAG GATGAACCTTTCATGAAACCTGGACTTGCTGAACAGAAGAATGCTGTTGTTGTGCCACATATTGCCTCTGCCTCCAAG TGGACGCGTGAAGGAATGGCAACACTTGCTGCTTTAAATGTTCTT GGAAAGATAAAAGGATACCCAATTTGGGGTGATCCGAACCGGGTTGAACCATTCTTGGATGAGAACTCTCCAGCTCCTACCGCATGTCCAAGCATTGTCAACGCCAAACAACTTG GCCTGCCCAGTTCCAAACTTTGA
- the LOC103985791 gene encoding glycerate dehydrogenase isoform X2 produces MAKPISIEVWNPSGKYRVVSTKSMPGTRWIRLLTDQDCRVEICTEKKTILSVEDILALIGNRCDGVIGQLTEDWGEVLFSALKRAGGSAFSNMAVGYNNVDINAANKYGIAVGNTPGVLTETTAELAASLSLAAARRIVEADQFMRAGLYDGWLPHLFVGNLLKGQTVGVIGAGRIGSAYARMMIEGFKMNLIYYDLYQATRLEKFVTAYGQFLEANGEQPVTWKRAASMEEVLREADVISLHPVLDKTTYHLVNKESLAIMKKEAILVNASRGPVIDEAALVEHLKANPMFRVGLDVFEDEPFMKPGLAEQKNAVVVPHIASASKWTREGMATLAALNVLGKIKGYPIWGDPNRVEPFLDENSPAPTACPSIVNAKQLGI; encoded by the exons ATGGCGAAGCCGATATCGATCGAAGTCTGGAATCCCAGTGGCAAGTACAGAGTTGTCAGCACCAAATCCATGCCCGGAACTCGTTGGATTCGCCTCTTGACAGACCAAGACTGCCGCGTCGAG ATATGCACTGAGAAGAAAACTATACTGTCCGTGGAGGACATTCTCGCACTCATCGGCAACCGATGCGACGGAGTAATTGGACAG TTAACAGAGGACTGGGGAGAGGTGCTGTTCTCGGCGCTGAAGAGAGCTGGAGGATCTGCGTTCAGCAACATGGCAGTCGGGTACAATAATGTCGATATCAACGCTGCTAACAAGTACGGTATTGCCGTCGGGAACACCCCA GGGGTTCTTACAGAAACAACGGCTGAATTAGCTGCTTCACTTTCACTGGCAGCTGCCAGAAGAATAGTGGAAGCAGATCAGTTCATGAGGGCGGGCTTGTACGACGGATGGCTTCCCCACTT GTTCGTCGGAAACTTGCTGAAGGGGCAGACAGTGGGAGTAATCGGAGCTGGCCGTATTGGTTCTGCATATGCCAGGATGATG ATTGAGGGCTTCAAGATGAACCTGATATACTACGATCTGTATCAAGCCACACGGCTAGAGAAGTTCGTCACAG CATATGGACAGTTCTTGGAGGCAAATGGTGAACAACCTGTTACATGGAAAAGAGCTGCTTCCATGGAGGAAGTTCTCAGAGAAGCTGATGTG ATAAGTCTTCATCCAGTTTTGGATAAGACTACATATCATCTTGTAAACAAAGAGAGTCTGGCCATTATGAAGAAG GAAGCAATCCTTGTGAATGCAAGCAGAGGACCAGTGATTGATGAAGCTGCTTTGGTTGAACATCTGAAGGCAAATCCAATGTTCCGAGTTGGGCTCGATGTTTTCGAG GATGAACCTTTCATGAAACCTGGACTTGCTGAACAGAAGAATGCTGTTGTTGTGCCACATATTGCCTCTGCCTCCAAG TGGACGCGTGAAGGAATGGCAACACTTGCTGCTTTAAATGTTCTT GGAAAGATAAAAGGATACCCAATTTGGGGTGATCCGAACCGGGTTGAACCATTCTTGGATGAGAACTCTCCAGCTCCTACCGCATGTCCAAGCATTGTCAACGCCAAACAACTTGGTATTTGA